Proteins from one Catenuloplanes atrovinosus genomic window:
- a CDS encoding SCO2525 family SAM-dependent methyltransferase, with amino-acid sequence MTDTRTRSNAEWAWDAFDSDWYFEHNYGSLRDDDSEILDYLGDFFAAAQPRRHGRAIDVGTGTNLYPALSMLPWADRVTLYERARTNRAWLTRQRQSPSPSWAAFTERLRAGRPDYDAIADPAAAIRDRTEVVPGNVFTLPQDGEYDMGTMFFVAESITQNGKEFERATRNFIGSLKRFAPFVAAFMKESQGYRVGGLDFPALAVDENDIERCLAGLTHNIDVHTVDDTTLRDGYKGMIVVTGFAGRGSASHRKVSHRDGRPTSPAPPGNLAGIRQLLG; translated from the coding sequence ATGACCGATACACGGACTCGGTCGAACGCGGAGTGGGCGTGGGACGCATTCGACTCTGACTGGTACTTCGAGCACAACTACGGCAGCCTGCGGGACGACGACAGCGAGATCCTGGATTATCTCGGTGACTTCTTCGCCGCGGCCCAGCCACGCCGGCACGGCCGGGCGATCGACGTCGGCACCGGCACGAACCTCTACCCCGCCCTCTCCATGCTGCCCTGGGCCGACCGGGTGACGCTGTACGAGCGGGCCAGGACCAACCGGGCGTGGCTGACCCGCCAGCGGCAGTCGCCGAGCCCGAGCTGGGCCGCGTTCACCGAACGGCTCCGGGCCGGCCGTCCCGACTACGACGCCATCGCCGATCCGGCCGCCGCCATCCGGGACCGGACCGAGGTCGTGCCGGGAAACGTGTTCACGCTGCCGCAGGACGGTGAGTACGACATGGGCACGATGTTCTTCGTCGCCGAGTCGATCACGCAGAACGGCAAGGAGTTCGAGCGCGCCACCCGCAACTTCATCGGATCACTGAAGCGATTCGCCCCGTTCGTCGCCGCCTTCATGAAGGAGTCCCAGGGCTACCGCGTGGGTGGGCTGGACTTTCCCGCCCTGGCCGTGGACGAGAACGACATCGAGCGTTGCCTTGCGGGGCTGACGCACAATATCGATGTCCACACCGTGGACGACACCACCCTCCGCGACGGCTACAAGGGAATGATCGTCGTAACTGGTTTCGCAGGTAGAGGCAGTGCGTCTCACAGGAAGGTGAGCCACCGGGATGGACGTCCAACCTCGCCAGCACCTCCTGGAAATCTGGCGGGCATTCGCCAGCTACTCGGGTAA